The DNA window TGGAGGCTGGTGGTAAAGCGCTCCTGCCAGGTTACGGGGCCTATCTGCTGCATCCGCAGCCAGATGTCCTGCATGGCCAGTAACAGTGGCGGGTCCTGGTGAGGAGTGGCCACATATTTTCCTTTGAGGATACCGATCATACTGGCGGCCAGTGTTGCGAAACTGGTACCAGGGTCGTTGAGTGTGATACGGTCTATTTCATCATCCCACAAAAAGAGCAGGGTGTTAAAATCGGCTGCAATACAAAGACGGAAGAGGTCGGCATTGGGGAACATACGCGCCACCATCCAGGTAAATTTTTGTTCCTGGTAAAGATGCCATTGACCGGAGCCATTGTCCAGCCCGAATTTCCGGACCCAGGCAACGGTATGCCTGTCAGCTTTTGTTACCAATGGATTGAGTTTTCCCGGGAAAGGGCAGTAGAGCCCTGGAAGTGTTGTTGTTTCCATAAAACTGAATATTTAATTGTTATAAATGCGGGGATAGGTGCGTACGTTAGGTGCTTGGTTCCTGTACCGGTAGTAAATAGTCTTCACGGATCAATAAGCTCACACGTTGGCAGTTAAATTAAAAGCCGGGATAGTTGGCAGGGCAAAACGGGCGCACCTAAAATTAAGATTGCGCCGCAAAATAGCCGCAGTTATTCCGTTGCTGTTTTTTAAGGCTGGAAGAGGCCGCTGGTGGCTGCGGCAAAGGAACCGGCATCGGTCGGGATAGTGGTTTGCAAGTGGTAATATATGCCCGTCAGAGGGGGTAAATGACCGTTCTTTCTGAGGGTCATTGTATTGTATCACTAAATTTTTTTTGCTGACAGATAGTACTTAATGAGGGGAAACGTAGTTGGTAGAGCGTGAACTAATTGTTTAATCGTATTTGCTGTCATGGCAGCAAGCATTATTCATTTGTAAACATGCGTTTTAGAATCAAACTATTGGCAGTACACCAGGAAACAGTCATTCCCATTAACTACCCCTATGCCTTATCGGCAGTGATTTTTAAAATATTACATCAGGCTGATGAAGAATACGCCGCTTTTCTGCATGAGAAGGGCTATTCCCGGCCGGGTTCCCTCAAAGTATTCAAACTGTTTTCTTTTTCAGAGATCAGGACGGCTTTCCGGATAGAGGGCGACAGGTTTCGCCTTTTATCCAGGGAGGCGGTTTTTACGATCTCTTTTCATCTGCCGCAGGCAGCAGAGAATTTTATCCGGGGACTGTTTCTGAATGAGATCTTCGAGATTGGCGACCGGCGCAGCAAAGGCGTATTTAACGTAGCTGCGGTACAGGTGGTGCCTTCACAACTGGATGACATCCCGGATAGCGAAATCCGGGAAGTATTGCTGCAACCATTTTCTCCGTTGGTATGCGGCACTAAAAATGACCGGGGGTATTACGACTTTCTGTCGCCACACCATCCCGATTTTGTAAAACAACTGGTATACAACTGGCGGGAGAAATTTATCACCCTATATGGTGAAGAACAGGCTGATAGCGTATTTGGACCTGTCAGCGTGGAAGTGGTGATGATGGATAATCCTCCTAAATCCCGTTTGATCACCATCAAGGCAGATACACCACAGGAGACCAAAATCCGCGGTTATACCAACTTCCGGCTCAAAGTCAAGGCTGCCGGGCAGGCGCTGAGGCTCCTGGCGGATGCAGGAGCCGGCGTGTATAACAGCTCAGGTATGGGCAGTCTCCAGATAGTGTGATGCCGAAAAAATGTCTTTCGACATGAAACAAATATTCCAGACCTATACCGGGAATGCCATGCTCAATGCATCTTTGATGACCATCGAAGCCATGGCCCAGCTTTCTGCCGTAACGGACATTACCCCCGAACTGCTGTTGCAACTCTGCCAGGAAAAAAAACTCTGGCAGGTAAACAGTCGGCTGAAGAACTATTCCATGCTGTTTACCATCAACGGCCCACTGTATTACGAAGATGGAGGCGTGGTATACAATGCTTTGTTCCGGGAGATCATCAACACAATAGAGCTGGAAGGTGACAAGGTATGCGAACTATCGGGGCTTCGGTTCAACCGTTCTTTTGAAACGGTTTACCGGGATGCACTGCTACGTATAGGCCTTTCCGGTAGGGAGATAGAAAAAAGAGACTTATCCATCAACAGGGTATGGGTGCCACTGATCGGCAGCATAGGATCGGACGCACAGGCTTTGCCCCAGGCCAAGTTCATGCCGGCCATACATCCGGTATGTATTGTGCTGCTGCAGTTTCTGCCGCTTTCCTCACTGTTATACAGAGGAGGAATATTTTTGGTAGACTCTTCCGACTTTTATTTTGCACGCACTTATGTGCAGGAGAACTATAACATCCTGCTGAGGTCCATTGAAAGTACTTCTGTGGCCTCGCAGATAACTAACCAGTCCTTTTCCAAAGGACACTATCTGTTGATTGCGCTGAAGATCCTGTCTGAAAAAGAGGATGTCTCCGATGTATATGCAGACCTGAACCTGTGGAGTTTTACCAACTCCGGTACCGGCGCCGCCTGCGATATAGACCGTATCCCCTGCAGCCTGCTGCGTAAGCTATACTGGCTGAATGACACAGATATCAGGAAAGAACTGGAAAACATCCTGCGTACAGAAGCTATCAGCCATAAATTCCTCGACGCGCTGGAGGGCAATCAGGAGTGGAACCTGCTGTATCCCAATAAATTCAAGAAAGTGGTGCATAAAGGAGTATCGGTGCGCTTCTTTGAAACGTATATGCGCATCACCGGCAATGATGCGCTGCTGCCATATGCCCGTTATATAGCTACCCTGATCCGGGAATACAAAAGCATTTCATTTGACAGCTACCTGCGCAGCACCGCTGCCTGGCAGGAAAAAGACTATCGTGCAGATCTGCAGGCGGTGCTGGTGAAAGCAGCCAGGGATGGCCGCTGGAGCCTGGCCCATCATCTGCATATACTCGACAGTCAGCATCTGCCTGTCAGAAGCGGTAGTTATCAGTTGTACCGCTGCATCCATTTTTATTATCAGCGGAATGTTTCTGAAACAGTGATGCCGTCAGCCACAGCAACCACATCACCGGTAAAACAAGTCTGTGAATGGATGATAGCCCTCATACAACAGGATGAACTATCCTGGAAAATTACGGCTGATCTCACTGACCCGCAGCGGTATTTACAAGTGGTATATACAGAAATGCTGTGTCGTGCCTATGATCGGCCCGGCGTGGAACTGGAAACGATATTCCACGCTTTAATGGACCCCAAAAAATATGCGTTCAGAAGAGCCGGACTGAATGAGCTGTTAAGAGTCTTCTTCAGTCAGCCGGAACAACAGCAGTATACTGTCAGGGCGCCGGAACAACCGGCAGAATGGGAGCCTGCCACTGCTGTACAACAATGGTTCAGGGATATCCGCGCACTAGCTGCTGATTACCAGGCGTATTATTATGATGCTTATCGTCACCGGGAAACAGGAGTGCCTCCTTACGGAAAATTCTTCCGGATGGTCAACAGTATCCCACAGGAAT is part of the Chitinophaga flava genome and encodes:
- the cas6 gene encoding CRISPR-associated endoribonuclease Cas6, whose product is MRFRIKLLAVHQETVIPINYPYALSAVIFKILHQADEEYAAFLHEKGYSRPGSLKVFKLFSFSEIRTAFRIEGDRFRLLSREAVFTISFHLPQAAENFIRGLFLNEIFEIGDRRSKGVFNVAAVQVVPSQLDDIPDSEIREVLLQPFSPLVCGTKNDRGYYDFLSPHHPDFVKQLVYNWREKFITLYGEEQADSVFGPVSVEVVMMDNPPKSRLITIKADTPQETKIRGYTNFRLKVKAAGQALRLLADAGAGVYNSSGMGSLQIV